In one Capricornis sumatraensis isolate serow.1 chromosome 1, serow.2, whole genome shotgun sequence genomic region, the following are encoded:
- the LOC138080844 gene encoding keratin-associated protein 10-8 gives MADTCCSRTCVVAASTLSVCSSDLSCGNQVSSPSACIGSSWQVDDCQETCCEPTCCAPSCCAPAPHLTLICAPVNCESSPCCQPDCSSSSPCQQVCCVPVCCRPISCTPVCCRPVCCKPVSCTPVCCRPICCTPVCCRPVCCEASPCSAPLSCCRPSSSVSLLCRPVCRPACCVPTSSCQPSCCRPATSVSLLCQPSCSSPAC, from the coding sequence ATGGCCGACACCTGCTGTTCCAGGACCTGCGTTGTTGCTGCATCCACCTTGTCTGTCTGCTCCAGTGACCTCAGCTGTGGCAACCAGGTCAGCTCACCCAGTGCCTGCATCGGCTCCTCCTGGCAGGTGGACGATTGCCAGGAGACCTGCTGCGAGCCCACCTGCTGTGCCCCCAGCTGCTGTGCCCCAGCCCCGCACCTGACCCTCATCTGTGCTCCAGTGAACTGCGAGTCCAGCCCCTGCTGCCAGCCAGACTGCAGCAGCTCCTCTCCCTGCCAGCAGGTCTGCTGTGTGCCTGTCTGCTGCAGGCCCATCTCTTGCACACCTGTCTGCTGCAGGCCTGTCTGCTGCAAGCCAGTCTCTTGCACACCTGTGTGCTGCAGGCCCATCTGCTGCACACCTGTCTGCTGTAGGCCCGTGTGCTGTGAGGCCTCCCCCTGCTCAGCCCCCTTGTCCTGCTGCAGACCCTCCTCCTCCGTGTCCCTCCTCTGCCGTCCCGTGTGCCGCCCTGCCTGCTGCGTGCCCACCTCCTCTTGCCAGCCCAGCTGCTGCCGCCCGGCCACCTCCGTGTCCCTCCTCTGCCAACCCTCATGCTCCAGCCCAGCCTGCTGA